One window of Elaeis guineensis isolate ETL-2024a chromosome 11, EG11, whole genome shotgun sequence genomic DNA carries:
- the LOC140852623 gene encoding cytochrome P450 86B1-like, whose protein sequence is MLPSLLVGIRGNAYEWATDVLVRTNGTFTFQGPWLSNLQCVVTANPANLKYILKTKFANFPKGEYIQGLVRDMLGHGIFSTDGEAWHHHRKRSSLQLHSAELRAAMAKSVIELTHLRLLPVLESLVNIPFDLQDVLLRLTFDNVCMITMGINLGCLSLGLPKMPFAEAFENITEVIALRFITPTALWKAMYYLGVGGEGKLKRSLKEVDEFTYEVIRRRKAELSSLSGDKSRSDLLTVFIRLKDENGNAFSDKFLRDLCMNFILAGRDTSSVALAWFFWLLDQNPEVEEEILAEVRRIVEERGYGGNGEGENTLVFRPEEVKRMEYLQAALSEALRLYPSVPVDFKEVTEDEVFPDGTTLKKGIKVMYSLYSMGRMESIWGEDCREFKPERWLKDGRFVSESWSKFPAFNGGPRLCLGKDFAYYQMKFVVASIIYRYHVKVFPNHPVVPKLALTAYMKHGLKVILEKR, encoded by the exons ATGCTTCCCTCGCTGCTCGTCGGCATTCGAGGCAATGCCTACGAGTGGGCTACGGACGTGCTTGTTAGAACAAATGGCACATTCACCTTCCAAGGTCCATGGCTCAGCAACCTTCAGTGTGTTGTGACTGCCAACCCCGCCAACCTCAAGTATATTCTTAAGACCAAGTTCGCCAACTTTCCCAAGGGGGAGTACATCCAGGGCCTCGTCCGTGACATGCTCGGGCACGGCATCTTCAGCACCGATGGTGAGGCATGGCACCACCACAGGAAGAGATCGAGCCTTCAGTTGCACTCAGCGGAGCTCCGAGCTGCCATGGCCAAATCTGTAATTGAGCTCACTCACTTGAGGCTTCTACCAGTGCTCGAGTCCTTGGTCAACATCCCATTTGATCTACAAGACGTGCTACTTAGGCTGACATTCGACAACGTCTGCATGATTACCATGGGCATCAATCTGGGCTGCCTGAGTCTGGGGCTTCCAAAGATGCCCTTTGCCGAGGCCTTCGAGAACATTACAGAGGTCATCGCACTCCGGTTTATAACCCCAACAGCCTTGTGGAAAGCCATGTACTACTTGGGAGTTGGGGGTGAAGGGAAGCTCAAGAGGTCACTGAAGGAAGTCGATGAATTTACTTATGAGGTGATTCGGAGGAGGAAGGCAGAGCTATCATCATTATCTGGTGACAAGTCAAGGTCTGATCTGTTGACAGTGTTTATAAGGCTCAAGGATGAGAATGGGAATGCATTCTCTGACAAGTTCCTGAGGGATCTCTGCATGAATTTTATACTGGCAGGGAGGGACACATCGTCGGTCGCTTTGGCTTGGTTTTTCTGGTTGTTGGACCAGAATCCAGAGGTGGAGGAAGAAATCCTTGCGGAGGTTAGGCGAATAGTAGAGGAGAGAGGATATGGTGGCAATGGGGAAGGAGAGAATACTTTGGTATTTAGGCCAGAGGAGGTGAAGAGGATGGAGTATCTACAGGCAGCTCTGTCGGAGGCTTTAAGGCTGTACCCATCAGTGCCAGTGGATTTCAAAGAG GTGACAGAAGATGAGGTATTTCCAGATGGGACCACACTGAAGAAAGGAATAAAGGTGATGTACTCCCTCTACTCCATGGGCAGAATGGAGAGCATATGGGGGGAAGACTGTAGGGAGTTCAAGCCGGAAAGATGGCTCAAAGATGGGCGATTTGTGAGTGAATCTTGGTCCAAGTTCCCAGCCTTCAATGGAGGGCCAAGATTGTGCTTGGGGAAGGACTTCGCATACTATCAGATGAAGTTTGTTGTGGCTTCCATCATCTACCGCTATCATGTTAAGGTATTTCCAAACCATCCGGTGGTCCCAAAATTGGCACTGACTGCGTACATGAAGCATGGATTAAAGGTGATACTTGAGAAAAGATAA